One stretch of Streptomyces hygroscopicus DNA includes these proteins:
- a CDS encoding MFS transporter, whose product MTSTSISTSAGPRAGRKEWTAFVVLMLPLLLVSMDVSVLYFAVPAISRELHPSSTQQLWIFDSYAFALAGLLITMGALGDRFGRRKLLLFGAAAFGAASVAAAYAQSAEMLIAARAVLGIGGATLMPSTMALIRNLFLDEKQRAKAIAIWSSAMAGGIALGSVLSGVMIEHFWWGSVFLINVPAMVLLLALVPLLVPEFKDPKPGSFDLPSVPLSLAAVLPVIYGLKKTAADNGVSPIPLLSILAGLAIGAVFIRRQRTRRDAMISPELFHHRGFGPAIALNSLATFATMGSAYFTTQYLQSVLGKGPLEAALWSLAPAVCVGVAGPAAAAVVQRGADRAQVIGAGFVTGAIGYGILALAGTASLWTVLIGAAVLASGIVMVMSLVTDMAIGTVPPKRAGSAAALLETGQEFGGAMGMAVLGSVGTAVYRSDVKDSLGGGLPSGALDQVHETLGAAVAVAEKLKGRAGEQMLDTAREAFTHGMRIACGAGALVLVAAAVLALVTLRRVGAAGGAAGGAATAGEVPSTGAGALSTGADGTADRGETVSEAAAPGR is encoded by the coding sequence ATGACCTCGACCTCGATCTCGACCTCCGCCGGCCCGCGCGCCGGACGCAAGGAATGGACCGCCTTCGTGGTCCTGATGCTTCCGCTCCTCCTGGTCTCCATGGATGTGTCGGTGCTGTACTTCGCGGTGCCGGCCATCAGCCGGGAGCTGCACCCGAGTTCCACCCAGCAGCTATGGATCTTCGATAGCTACGCCTTCGCCCTCGCCGGGCTGCTCATCACCATGGGAGCGCTGGGCGACCGCTTCGGACGGCGGAAGCTGCTGCTGTTCGGGGCCGCGGCCTTCGGCGCCGCGTCCGTCGCGGCGGCGTACGCCCAGAGCGCCGAGATGCTCATCGCCGCACGGGCGGTGCTCGGGATCGGCGGCGCGACGCTGATGCCGTCGACGATGGCGCTGATCCGCAATCTCTTCCTCGACGAGAAGCAGCGGGCCAAGGCGATCGCGATCTGGTCGTCGGCCATGGCGGGCGGTATCGCGCTGGGCTCGGTGCTGAGCGGGGTGATGATCGAGCACTTCTGGTGGGGCTCGGTCTTCCTGATCAACGTTCCGGCGATGGTGCTGCTGCTGGCGCTGGTGCCGCTCCTGGTGCCGGAGTTCAAGGACCCGAAGCCCGGGTCGTTCGATCTGCCGAGCGTGCCGCTGTCGTTGGCCGCCGTGCTTCCAGTGATCTACGGACTGAAGAAGACGGCCGCCGACAACGGCGTCAGCCCGATCCCGCTGCTGTCCATCCTGGCCGGTCTCGCCATCGGTGCCGTCTTCATACGGCGTCAGCGCACCCGCCGCGACGCCATGATCAGCCCGGAGCTGTTCCACCACCGCGGCTTCGGCCCGGCGATCGCGCTCAACTCGCTGGCCACCTTCGCCACGATGGGCTCGGCCTACTTCACCACCCAGTATCTGCAGTCGGTGCTCGGCAAGGGCCCGCTGGAGGCGGCGCTGTGGAGCCTGGCCCCGGCCGTCTGCGTCGGCGTCGCCGGACCGGCGGCGGCCGCGGTGGTCCAGCGCGGCGCCGACCGGGCCCAGGTGATCGGCGCCGGCTTCGTGACCGGGGCCATCGGCTACGGGATTCTGGCCCTGGCCGGCACGGCCTCGCTGTGGACGGTGCTGATCGGCGCCGCCGTCCTGGCCAGCGGGATCGTCATGGTGATGTCGCTGGTCACCGACATGGCGATCGGCACCGTACCGCCGAAGCGGGCCGGTTCGGCTGCCGCGCTGCTGGAGACGGGCCAGGAGTTCGGCGGGGCGATGGGCATGGCGGTGCTCGGCAGCGTCGGCACGGCCGTCTACCGGAGCGACGTCAAGGACTCGCTGGGCGGCGGGCTGCCCAGCGGCGCGCTCGACCAAGTGCACGAGACGCTGGGCGCCGCCGTCGCGGTGGCGGAAAAGCTGAAGGGGCGGGCCGGGGAGCAGATGCTGGACACGGCGCGTGAGGCGTTCACCCACGGGATGCGGATCGCGTGCGGGGCCGGGGCGCTGGTTCTGGTGGCAGCCGCGGTGCTGGCCCTGGTGACGCTGCGTCGGGTCGGGGCCGCCGGGGGCGCGGCCGGGGGCGCGGCCACGGCCGGGGAGGTGCCCTCGACCGGCGCGGGTGCGCTCTCGACCGGCGCGGACGGGACGGCGGACCGCGGCGAGACGGTGAGCGAGGCGGCGGCGCCGGGGCGCTGA
- a CDS encoding transcriptional regulator has translation MPRPRSLTPDQLASAALAVLDREGLAGLSMRAVAKELGMSTMALYRYVDDREELEGLVVERVLSAVDTTPPEPGTPWDERLRIMVGRLRDTIIAHPAVLPLTLTHRHRSPSGLRWSETALAILTEAGLDGERRVVALRALLGYVIGAIQLEHLGPLSGTGTVAIAELPSDAFPYMAETARQARSVGVEREFFGGLEVFLRGLGA, from the coding sequence ATGCCACGTCCCCGCTCCCTCACCCCCGATCAGCTCGCCTCGGCCGCCCTCGCCGTTCTCGACCGCGAGGGGCTTGCCGGGCTCTCGATGCGTGCCGTCGCCAAGGAACTCGGGATGAGCACGATGGCGCTCTATCGCTATGTCGATGATCGCGAGGAGCTCGAAGGGCTGGTGGTCGAGCGCGTCCTCAGTGCCGTCGACACCACGCCGCCGGAGCCCGGGACCCCATGGGACGAACGGCTCCGGATCATGGTCGGGCGGCTGCGCGACACGATCATCGCCCACCCCGCGGTCCTCCCGCTGACCCTCACCCACCGGCACCGTTCCCCCAGCGGACTGCGCTGGTCGGAGACGGCGCTGGCGATCCTCACCGAGGCGGGCCTGGACGGCGAACGGCGGGTCGTCGCGCTGCGCGCCCTGCTGGGCTATGTGATCGGGGCGATCCAGCTCGAACACCTCGGGCCGCTGTCCGGCACGGGCACGGTCGCCATCGCCGAGCTGCCGTCCGACGCGTTCCCGTACATGGCCGAAACGGCGCGCCAGGCGCGGAGTGTGGGGGTCGAGCGGGAGTTCTTCGGGGGGCTGGAGGTGTTTCTGCGCGGGCTGGGTGCCTAG
- a CDS encoding proline dehydrogenase, with translation MLGPVLLAASRSAAIRRLVSAAPVTRPMVDRFIAGERLTESLGSVRSLTARGLDVTLDHLGEDVTDRVEALRSRDAYLALTEALAAEGLAGRAEMSVKLSAFGQALPGGHDLALANVTPVVEAAAAAGTTVTLDMEDHTTVDSTLAILGELRTRFPQTGAVLQSYLFRTEDDCRALAGEGSRVRLVKGAYNEPASVAYQDKREVDRSYVRCLKILMAGEGYPMIGSHDPRMVAIAQDLAHRLGRKLDEYEFQMLYGIRVAEQERLVAEGHRMRVYVPYGTDWYGYFMRRLAERPANLTFFLRSLVGRR, from the coding sequence GTGCTGGGACCCGTGCTGCTTGCCGCTTCGCGCAGTGCCGCCATCCGCCGTCTCGTCTCGGCCGCGCCGGTCACCCGCCCGATGGTGGACCGTTTCATCGCCGGGGAGCGGCTTACCGAGTCCCTGGGCTCAGTGCGGTCCCTGACCGCCCGCGGCCTGGACGTCACCCTGGACCATCTGGGCGAGGACGTGACCGACCGGGTCGAGGCGCTGCGCAGCCGTGACGCCTATCTGGCGCTGACCGAGGCGCTGGCCGCCGAGGGGCTCGCCGGGCGGGCGGAGATGTCCGTGAAGCTCTCCGCCTTCGGACAGGCACTGCCCGGGGGCCACGATCTGGCCCTGGCCAATGTGACCCCGGTCGTGGAGGCCGCCGCCGCGGCGGGTACGACGGTCACGCTCGACATGGAGGACCACACCACGGTGGACTCCACCCTCGCCATCCTCGGCGAGCTGCGCACTCGCTTCCCGCAGACCGGCGCGGTCCTCCAGTCCTATCTCTTCCGGACCGAGGACGACTGCCGGGCGCTGGCCGGGGAAGGCTCCCGGGTGCGGCTGGTGAAGGGCGCGTACAACGAGCCGGCGAGCGTCGCCTACCAGGACAAGCGCGAGGTGGACCGCTCCTATGTGCGCTGTCTGAAGATCCTGATGGCCGGTGAGGGCTATCCCATGATCGGCTCGCACGATCCGCGCATGGTGGCCATCGCCCAGGATCTGGCGCACCGGCTCGGGCGCAAGCTGGACGAGTACGAGTTCCAGATGCTGTACGGGATCCGCGTGGCCGAGCAGGAGCGGCTGGTGGCGGAAGGCCACCGTATGCGGGTTTACGTCCCGTATGGCACAGACTGGTATGGGTACTTCATGCGCCGCCTCGCGGAGCGCCCCGCCAACCTCACATTCT
- a CDS encoding transcriptional regulator codes for MRDDYQQLVDEITAVLRAPATLENRDFALIAFGAQDSEDRDDTEEPALDPVRTRSILQRRSTAAVRAWFEAFGIARAQAPLRIPPDPAAGVFMGRICLPVRHRGVVHGYVWLLDDGHLSDLELGGRSGAPDPRLARAMETADRIGALLAAEARAGEELGELLRDVLTGPPAGRDAARAGLRTALRGAGDGPLALVAVVPWTPGTGEDADHPGLPHLPGIVAACALPGTAAAGAGLATLVRLRAATALDPARTTAEQLLRSPRATAGSPNGVPARAAAGVSAPRRGLEELPAAWQEALAAARAAHADMRLGPVAEWSAIGPYRLLAALPALQPDAAVRPLLEPAHAELARTAETFLDCAGQAGRTAARLGIHRQTLYYRLSRVRQLTGLDLDAGEDRLLLHMTLKAARLGAPRR; via the coding sequence ATGCGCGACGACTACCAGCAGCTGGTGGACGAGATCACGGCGGTGCTCCGGGCACCCGCGACCCTGGAGAACCGCGACTTCGCACTGATCGCCTTCGGCGCCCAGGACAGCGAGGACCGTGATGACACGGAGGAGCCCGCGCTGGACCCGGTCCGCACCCGCTCGATCCTCCAGCGCCGCTCGACGGCGGCGGTGCGGGCCTGGTTCGAGGCGTTCGGGATCGCACGGGCGCAGGCGCCGCTGCGGATTCCGCCCGACCCGGCGGCCGGGGTGTTCATGGGCCGTATCTGCCTGCCCGTCCGGCACCGCGGGGTGGTGCACGGCTATGTCTGGCTGCTGGACGACGGCCACCTCTCCGATCTGGAGCTGGGCGGCCGGTCCGGCGCGCCGGACCCCCGGCTGGCCCGCGCGATGGAGACCGCGGACCGCATCGGGGCGCTGCTGGCGGCCGAGGCGCGGGCCGGTGAGGAGCTCGGCGAGCTGCTGCGCGATGTGCTGACCGGGCCGCCGGCCGGCCGGGACGCCGCCCGCGCCGGGCTGCGGACCGCGCTGCGCGGAGCGGGCGACGGACCGCTGGCGCTGGTGGCGGTGGTGCCGTGGACGCCGGGGACCGGCGAGGACGCGGACCATCCCGGGCTCCCCCACCTCCCGGGCATCGTGGCCGCGTGCGCGCTGCCCGGGACCGCGGCGGCCGGGGCGGGGCTGGCGACGCTGGTCCGGCTGCGCGCGGCCACCGCCCTGGACCCGGCCCGTACGACGGCCGAACAGCTACTGCGCTCCCCCCGGGCCACCGCGGGCTCCCCGAACGGGGTACCGGCCAGGGCGGCCGCGGGGGTCAGCGCTCCCCGGCGCGGGCTGGAGGAGCTGCCCGCCGCCTGGCAGGAGGCCCTGGCCGCCGCGCGGGCGGCCCACGCCGATATGCGCCTGGGGCCGGTCGCCGAGTGGTCCGCCATCGGCCCGTACCGTCTGCTGGCCGCGCTGCCCGCGCTGCAGCCCGACGCCGCCGTACGCCCGCTGCTGGAGCCCGCCCACGCCGAACTCGCCCGCACCGCCGAGACCTTCCTCGACTGCGCGGGCCAGGCCGGGCGCACCGCCGCGCGGCTGGGCATCCACCGGCAGACGCTCTACTACCGCCTGTCCCGGGTGCGGCAGCTGACCGGTCTCGACCTGGACGCGGGCGAGGACCGGCTACTGCTCCACATGACCCTCAAGGCCGCCCGTCTCGGGGCGCCGCGGCGCTGA
- a CDS encoding alkyl hydroperoxide reductase has protein sequence MEPGSVVAAHTLTPVTGPDVAVPDPGRLIHLQFRRFAGCPVCNLHLRSIVRRHQEIEAAGVREVVVFHSPAEELRKHTDELTFAVVADPGKRLYREFGVEQAPRALLSPRAWGPIARALLTGTWAVVRGREKLPAPSQPGGRLGLPADFLIGGDGRVIAAKHGEHAYDQWSVDELLALAARAPRPDPAP, from the coding sequence ATGGAGCCCGGTTCCGTCGTCGCAGCCCATACCCTCACCCCCGTGACCGGCCCGGACGTCGCCGTCCCCGACCCCGGCCGGCTGATCCACCTTCAGTTCCGGCGCTTCGCCGGATGCCCCGTCTGCAATCTCCATCTGCGGTCGATCGTGCGGCGCCATCAGGAGATCGAGGCGGCCGGAGTCCGGGAGGTGGTGGTCTTCCACTCGCCCGCCGAGGAGTTGCGGAAGCATACGGACGAGCTGACGTTCGCCGTCGTCGCCGACCCCGGGAAGCGGCTGTACCGGGAGTTCGGGGTGGAGCAGGCACCCAGGGCCCTGCTCAGCCCGCGCGCCTGGGGGCCGATCGCGCGGGCCCTGCTGACCGGCACGTGGGCGGTCGTCCGTGGCCGGGAGAAGCTCCCCGCGCCCAGCCAGCCCGGGGGCAGGCTGGGGCTGCCCGCGGACTTCCTGATCGGCGGGGACGGCCGCGTCATCGCCGCCAAGCACGGCGAACACGCCTATGACCAGTGGTCGGTGGACGAGCTGCTGGCGCTGGCCGCCCGCGCCCCGCGACCCGACCCGGCCCCCTGA
- a CDS encoding endoglucanase, with amino-acid sequence MRITRALAAAGLAVAFLIGAAHTPRAVAGELPGDTRFFNAPDSLVNKWVAANPGDSRQPRIASRIAGQPQALWFSRYSPATVTADVRKVTSAASAKGQTPVLVSYQIPNRDCGGASAGGAPDLASYDAWVRAFAAGLGSGPAIVILEPDSIALISCLSPSELSGRYASLARAATAIHGANPNARVYFDAGHSAWNSAAVQASRLRSAGVLTSGDGIYSNVSNFRRTADEVAFAKSVLAQLGTSSGLTAVIDTSRNGNGPAPDATWCDPHGRKVGENPTANTGDPAIDAYLWIKPPGELDGCAGAAGTFSPDYAYELAG; translated from the coding sequence GTGCGCATCACCAGAGCGTTAGCGGCGGCCGGGCTCGCCGTCGCCTTCCTGATCGGCGCGGCCCACACACCGCGGGCCGTCGCGGGCGAACTGCCGGGCGACACACGGTTCTTCAACGCCCCCGACTCGCTCGTCAACAAGTGGGTCGCCGCCAATCCGGGCGACTCCCGGCAGCCGCGCATCGCCTCGCGGATCGCCGGTCAGCCCCAGGCCCTGTGGTTCTCCCGGTACTCCCCCGCCACCGTCACCGCGGACGTCCGCAAGGTCACCTCCGCCGCCTCCGCCAAGGGCCAGACGCCTGTCCTGGTGTCGTATCAGATCCCCAACCGCGACTGCGGCGGGGCCTCGGCGGGCGGCGCTCCCGACCTCGCGAGCTATGACGCATGGGTGCGCGCCTTCGCCGCCGGGCTGGGCAGCGGACCCGCGATCGTCATCCTCGAACCCGACTCGATCGCGCTCATCAGTTGCCTCTCCCCCTCCGAACTGAGCGGCCGCTATGCCTCACTGGCCCGTGCGGCGACCGCCATCCACGGCGCGAATCCCAACGCCCGGGTGTACTTCGACGCCGGGCACTCGGCCTGGAACAGCGCCGCCGTCCAGGCGTCGCGGCTGCGCTCGGCCGGGGTGCTGACCAGCGGCGACGGCATCTACAGCAATGTCTCCAACTTCCGCCGCACCGCCGACGAGGTGGCCTTCGCCAAGAGCGTGCTCGCCCAGCTCGGCACCTCCTCGGGGCTCACCGCCGTCATCGACACCAGCCGCAACGGCAACGGCCCCGCCCCCGACGCCACCTGGTGCGACCCCCACGGCCGCAAAGTCGGCGAGAACCCGACGGCGAACACCGGCGACCCCGCCATCGACGCCTACCTGTGGATCAAACCCCCGGGCGAACTGGACGGCTGCGCGGGCGCGGCGGGCACCTTCTCACCGGACTACGCATACGAGTTGGCGGGCTGA
- a CDS encoding TetR family transcriptional regulator has product MGSGYPGAMGHREDLLAGAKRCIEEKGWSRTTARDIVAASGANLASIGYHYGSKDALMREALFAAMGDWADDVQRSLAADDPAGDGQDTELRERFETRWTRVLELFGKHQAMWQSQLEAILQVRHDPELRAAFGRAQPEGRQGLVGLIHGIDERDVDEETSRVMGSFYMTLVSGMIVQMAIDPDLMPSAHDLVEAMRRIVGDAPAAPDAPASPAG; this is encoded by the coding sequence ATGGGATCGGGATACCCTGGTGCCATGGGACATCGAGAGGATCTGCTGGCCGGGGCCAAGCGCTGCATCGAGGAGAAGGGCTGGTCCCGTACGACGGCGCGGGACATCGTGGCCGCCTCGGGTGCCAACCTGGCGTCCATCGGCTACCACTACGGCTCGAAGGACGCCCTGATGCGGGAGGCGCTCTTCGCGGCCATGGGCGACTGGGCCGATGACGTCCAGCGGTCCCTGGCGGCGGACGATCCGGCGGGCGACGGCCAGGACACCGAGTTGCGGGAGCGGTTCGAGACCCGCTGGACCCGGGTGCTCGAACTGTTCGGCAAGCACCAGGCGATGTGGCAGTCCCAGTTGGAGGCCATCCTGCAGGTTCGACACGATCCCGAGCTGCGGGCGGCCTTCGGCCGGGCCCAACCGGAGGGACGCCAGGGGCTGGTGGGGCTGATCCACGGCATCGACGAGCGCGACGTCGACGAGGAGACCTCGCGGGTCATGGGCTCGTTCTATATGACCCTGGTGAGCGGCATGATCGTCCAGATGGCCATCGACCCCGACCTCATGCCCAGCGCCCATGACCTCGTCGAGGCGATGCGCCGGATCGTCGGCGACGCCCCCGCGGCCCCCGACGCCCCCGCGTCCCCCGCGGGCTGA